The Lytechinus pictus isolate F3 Inbred chromosome 5, Lp3.0, whole genome shotgun sequence DNA segment ATTAAAGCAGATTAGTGGCTACAATGCTCTGGTGAGAGATATAGAGGCTTTGAAGAAAGAGAAATATTCTACGGCTAATCCAAGCCATGAGAGATCATTACAAAAGGTAAGGAGAAGATCATCCTCAAAACATATGGTGGTTGTAAATGAGCCTGCTATCTAAGATGTCTTTAAAGAAGTCTGAGCTATTGAAGATTCAAATTTGTGGATTGCACCcagtaaataaagaaagagcCGCGACCAAGGTCACCATGATAATACAAGTAGGCTGCCTCCACCATTGGCAACTGAGTCcatcattagaaaaaaaaattatagtgtGCATAGAAAGTAATgattgtaataataacaatgtgtttgatattgataataatagacTAGATAATAATGGTAACAATAATACCAATACAATTTATGTATGTGTTTTGTATCCACTCTACATAGTGGTCAAGCCACttaattattgtcattattatcgttGGCATTGTTAGAAAAGTCTCACATGAGTGTAATATCCTTTGCCagtaatattatattatattactaggacagtacctgaactgaatgatgatcctaagcactgtttgcagacattgaaatttgtgagatatttcctttttttgagcaagcgccatgagcgcccagctgaggcgtataccggcgctttacaagaacccatcatcatcagtgtAATCAAAAGTTTTGGAATAAAGTTATTCTTTCATATAGCCTAAACATCTGATCATATTGTTCCTTTTATTCCTATTAGTTATGGGATCTGATGATGCCTAATACCAAACTAGAGAAACGCATCACAAGGCAATGGACTGAACTTGGTTTCCAAGGTGATGATCCAGCGACGGACTTCAGAGGCATGGGTGAGTAGACATTATCCACAAGACTTCAATCTTAGGTAACGAGCATCCTCAAACTTACTCATTTTTCTAGTACTAGTAcgttatctttttttcttttgttttttattctgttGACTTGAATTCAGATTACAGCTTAACCCAGTCAATACTTCATTAATTAGCGGCATCTCCTGGTCAGCTTCAAGATAATTAATACTAGTAGCACACTGTATTTACGGTAGatacaatttcatgaaggtGCACTAATACCATTACCttggctttagcttgagctgctGCTTCCAACGTTCAGTGAATGTATTCAAAtacttcattgaaaaaaaaaatcctgctgggtacccattcaccttaccagggttgagtgcagcacattgtggatcaatttcttgctaaacaaaaacatgccatggctgaaAGATGAATCAGAACCGTGATACATTCTTGAGCATCCCTTTCTATTCTTCCTCCATCTCAGATAAAAACCTTATGGTGatgtttattaatttcatttaatttcattttatataataatgtttctttttctcttttgtttctttcctAGGAATGCTTGGACTTAATAACTTAATGTAAGTATCACATGATTGAgtctttgttttaattttgcACCTCTATTTCTTCATGAGAAATTGACAGTGAAACTTTGGTACAActcataatatttctttttttctggaaTCCAGGcgatattttgatttatatcCTGGATGAATCAAATCCTGTATAGCAGTGGGTTAATTAGCCAAGAATTTAGAcaatatggcgtatcgggccaaatttttataatttttttttcaagttgcaAGTGAGTGAATCGAGTGAgcacaaatttcaaaatttgtattacaaaaatcaaattttgtgatagatttttcagaaaatgatatgagACTTcacctttctctttttctttccttttctctttttttcttggtcgtgaaagtTTGTAGGAGCAAGCGCctcccaagccccccccccccccatctgtatgccactgctGTATAATGATTGGTTCAAATAACATcttgtgaccaaacatattccAGCTATAATGCCCATGATGAAAATTTGCTATGCCATGATGTCAATGATGAAATAATGCACTCTTCTATCATCATAGATTTAGAAATCAACAACTTTATTTaccattatattttcatgcaGATTTTTTGCTGAGAATTACAATGGAGTGGCAAGGCAAACTCTGATTCACTCTCAACATCCTAAATTATGgtaagatttattcattttattttaagtaaTGATGTTGATCACTCCTATATTTGTCACATGTTACTCTTGTTACTTatatttttacctttgtcaTGGCTGAGACACCAAGTAAATTAGCTCAAGCATAGACTGAGATTGGCacatgtaaacaaattttcttgCAGTAAGCCATTAGTACCATAGTGGGAATTGAACCCTAGACCTTATGGTTCCAAATTTCtggacccccccaaaaaaaaaaaaataataataaataaataaataaaatctcatACAAGTGGAAGAAACTTGTATGTAAAGAGTATCATGCATTTATGTGAGTAAATAtctgggccccgtttcataagttaccattatggtaactttgccatccaatggtaactaccatggtaatgctgatcaacagccaatcagaatcaaggattccatgcaagttacctttgcatggcaaagttaccatgatggtaagttttatgcaacggggtccAGGTCATTGGATCAAGGTCAAAATCATTTCGGGTTTTAAAAACTtgttaaaaattgatattttctccTAACTTCAAAAGTGATTTGATCAAATCCATTACTTTCCTATTTTTGAAACTTAGAGATGAATAAAGTACAAATTTCAAGTTTAAATATGAAAAGCTGAAGTTATCTCAAATAGCCTTTGAGCTTGACTCAGTAACAATTTCACATGATTTGTGATATCTGTGCCCCATCTCATATAAGTTTCTTAATATAATAAGATACTTTAGAAATGTATATGTATGTCAATTATATGTTACAAGTATGAACATTTTGTCCAAATTTATGAAACTGATGATTTCACCATGATTGATTGTTGTATTGCATTGCATATTGCAGGCGAGACTACCGGGGCATTCCCAATCCTTCTTGCTTCTTATTTAAGTTTCCAATCACCCTCTGTTCATTTATGATTCAAATATCCAGGTACTCCTATGCTGTAGTTGGTATCAACTTGACCAACCTAGCATATGATCTACTAAAAGATGGACAGCTCAGGGAATATTTCTACTACACTGTAACGGGAGAACCAGCCATATATCATTTCCATAGAATATATAGTAAGTAGGATTCTGTTCACTGATTTGTAGTAACTCACAGTCAAGAGTGTCCTTATACTGTAAATGCTAAACATTTGTTgtggttttatttttacaaattttgtgAATGCGTACATTTTCAATTTCTGATATTTCTGTACAAAATGAATGCTAATAcaataaatttcatattaataaagGGTAACTGGCTGAGGAATTATTTCACTTCTGACCGTAATAGGAGAACAAGCTGTAACACTTGCTTTTTAAATGACAATTTCTGTCTTCTTCACTGTCAATGTATAAAGTGTTCTAGACTAGTCCAAAGCAAGTGACATTCTCTGTGAATTGTCAATATCAAAGTgattatcatcatgatgattGATATTAGTGTATTGCTTTTATCCatttgatattgatttcattgacAGGTCAAGTGTTTGCTGAATTTGATAGCTTCTGGTTTGCCGAGAAGCCCAAGAATGTGATGGAGTTCGGTAGCGTGCGTGACAAGTTTGAGAAGAAGGTCGTCGGCCTGCTGATGAAGAGCGATAATGCCGTTCTTCATAACAATTACACTGGGATGTCATGATGCTGGTGATACAGTGTGTGTACTGAAGTCATGCAAAGTAAGCTGAGAGCAGCGATACCCGTTAAGGGACTATACTAGAGCTTTACACTCAACTTGATCTACAAgtaaatgtatttgatatttttctcaGATAGTTTAATACTgcatgggctaaacccatttggttcATCAGTTTGGTGTAATTGCCATTTAGTCTAAACTACACTTGTTCTGAAACCTTTATTATCACCTGGGACCCAttccataaaacttgttatgataacaaagtTCCAATAaaagttaaaagctactgaaatccttcaatctgattggctgatagtaaatttgtcatagaaattgtgcatttgttatgaaACACCTGGTCCTGTTCTCAATTTGTCTAATACGCAGTTGGTCTGATTTCTTGTTTGTCTCCTCTTTGTCAGATAGAATTTTGGTTCATAAACACTCCTATCCATAAAGACtgagtggtattagaccaagtagaTATTAGATGAAATGTGTATATCCTAACTGGAATTTGGACAAAATGGTGAATGAGCTAAACAGTTATAAGTCTAGATAGGAGATGGACTAGTATAGAccaactaggattagaccaagtggaatgAGACCAAACGGAATGTAGACGAAGTGGTTTAAGACCCATCAGCAATCTACCATGTGACCATGTACGTAATGAGTTATGACTTTATATAATGCCATACTGAAAATGAAACATACCTCTTCATGATGCTCTAAATTCTTTGAGTTGGGGCTGAGCGTTGACACTAGCGGGCCTAGTTTCATAAAACTATTATCCAGGAGGCCATTGCTTAAAGACTTGTGATTGAACACTAcacaaaaatcaaacacaatatGATTTTGAATTGATGAAATGCTTATATTGGAGACCTACACTTGATTTTTGTATTCAAGCACAATTCTCTCAGCTATAGCCCCTTGCTGTTGTAGTGATTTACTGAAATCATGGCACTTTGGTTGACTGAGGAaaattttttcatacaaatataatattttcttattgaTGACAAGTTTTATGACACCGGGCCTTGGTGGAATGACAATAGATATTGTAACTTCACTCATTCCTGCCAACTCTTCACTGCAGGAACATGTACAAATTAACTCTATGCCTACTGAAACTAAGTGATTCCTGTATAAAGTTTATGTGAATTAACAATACTGTAATCAAGTTAATGTAATATGGAGCATCATTGATCACTTTAGATGTTTGTGTATGTGGTTCATAAAAAGAATCTACACTGTATGACTTGTAGAAAAGAtaagatatttttgttttctcaatgttttttttaatgttggaCCCAATTTTCTACGAACAGTCTTGTGGTTgcattcatttatcattttaattgcaTATCATGGAGTGGTATTAATGTTTATCTTGATTATGAGTGTATTTTGTAGTTTCTTCTTTCACCTCCCCCagtagtccgggttataattgagcaaggtgccacaagaaaaaggagaaattttcatatagtgcttctagaccagttttttacgctgaatatgaatatatgaggtaaccaggctgtatcctgaaaattattccgtgagggcgcttttttcaaaatggccgccaaattttcagaacatttgaattttcgtacatagattttgacataaatattccattgccacaaaattagtgtcatatgaaagacaaataaattttctacaatttggtactatttataggggataagtaggttatttggctgagattttaagtagaaaactgcattttttgtcattttttcccaaaaattgaaaattttgcaaatacatgattttacataattctgagaaaaatgaatgaattaccttgaaatgttccagaaaactttattgatatactattatcatgtggatgaaattccaactctgtatcattcttcttagcaaatttataaggtatcaaacttgaatacttcaatttcagaaatgtcgctttttgtatgcatttccatagactaatacgtataacatgtactgtacatacatgtataatatgtataatgtatagtttaataaaatttaaatgcaattatctccgctatttaaccacttggagagttaagagtaggcttttctctatcagctacataaaacaaaatgttggcacatcaaggcctgaccctctcatggggtgggggtgtcgaagtcaccccccccttgcccttggctatatcatgttgttgtatattgcctatttgttggcaaaatctctgttttttggagcacccattgaagcaaaaacaggcatttctgctatacagtacagtcactttgattgctttgaaaccacttggagaggaaagagtatataggctttgttctaccagctacatacaaagtggcacatcgaagcctaccactctcgggggggggggggggggtggtttgcttaatattgccaatttatttgaaaattcacaattttggacccaacattgaggccaaaaatcgtttgtgctttgttgtacaccccattttattgatttgaaaccacttagagaggaaagagtagagtttgttctaccagctacatataaataagcactggcacattgaaccctagccctctcatgggctgtctaagtcaccccccccccctctatatcatgtatattgccgatttattggatatttctccattttggatcacccattcaggcaaaagcgcgttcctactatatagtacagccaattttattttcttgcaatgaattggagaggaaagattaggctttgctctatcagctacatatcaagaagtgttggcaaatcaaagCCTATCCCCTTCAGAATGTTCAGGGGGCTGTAGAATTTACCCCACCAATTTTCGGTAATTGACTATCTATTGGACAGTCACAATTtgcatcacccattgaggcaaagggCGTTTCTACTACATAGTACAGCAAATTTCTTTTctagcaatgacttggagaggaaagagtaggctttgctctataagctacatataaagaagtgttggcaaatcaaagCGTATCTCCTTCAAGCGGCTGTAGaagttaccccactaattttcggtttttggctatttgttgaaaagtcaccattttggagcccccattgaagcaaaaaggcgtctctgatatatagttctgccacttttattgccttgaaaccacttagagaggaaagaataggctttgctctatcagctacataattttgtgctggcaaataaaagcctacccccttctgggggctgtcgaaatcacccccTCACCCCTTTGCGTTATTACCTATTTATAGAAATTCACcttttttgagcccccattgaggtaaaaagaCATCTCTGATAtaaagttctgccacttttactgccttgaaaccaattaaggaggaaagaatatgctttgctctacaaagaagtgctggcacattgaagcttaccTATCTTGGCGGCTgtcaaatcaccccacccctcttgcattattgcctaattatttgaaaattcacaatttttgagcccccattgaggcgatatgcatttctgctgtataaaacacccaatttcattttcttgaaaccacttggagaggaaagagtaggttcccatctttcagctatatataacgaattgctgccatatcgaaacctgacccacttcaggggactatatagatgttaccccaccttttttacgattttttccaattcattggaaaactcgccattttggagccccattgaggcaaaaaagtgtttctggtatatagtagagccacttctttatatgtagctgttagaggaaagcctactctttcctctccaagtagtttcaaGGCGGTAATAGTGGTAGAACTGtatatcagaaccgcctttttgccttaatgggggctccaaaatggtgaattttccaataaataagcaataatgaaaaaggggtggggtgatttcaacagccctctgatggggataggcttttatttgcgagcatgtctttatatgtagctgttaaagcAAAGCCTAGTTTTTCTCTCCAAGAgttttcaagggtgaaaaaaggcagaaacataatcagaaatgactATCTGCcccaatgggggctccaaagtggttattttttcaataaattggcaataatgcaaaagggatgggtgatttcgacagcctcctgctgtttgcctgcacttctttatatgtggctgttaaagcaaaacctattctttcctccctaagtggtttcaaggatttaaaagtggcagaactatatatcagaaacgccttttttcctcaatggaggctccaaaatggtgaatttcaaggggggggggggtaatttcgacagtcccctaaagggagtaggcttttatttgccagcacatctttttatgtagctgataaagcaaaacctattctttactccctaagtggtttcaaggcagtaatagtggcagaactatatcagaaatgcctttttgcctaaatgggggctccaaaatagtgaattttccaataaataggcaataatgcaaaaggggtggggtgatttcaacagcctcccggagggggtaggcttttatttgccagcacttctttatatgtggctgataaagcaaatcctattctttcctccataagtggtttcaaggcagtaaaagtggcagaactatatcagaaacgcctttttgcctaaatgggggctccaaaatggtgaatttttcaataaatatgctataatgcaaaagggatggggtgatttcaacagcatcCCGGAAGGGGTAGGCTTTTCtttgccagcacttgtttatatgcagctgatagagcaaagcctactctttcctctccaagtcattgcaagaaaatgaaattggctatatagtagaaacgcacttttgcctcaatgggtgattcaaaatggtgtaatttccaataaataggcaatatacatgatatagagggggaggggttgacttagacagcccctgagagggatatttttcgatgtgccagcgcttcttaataatttgtagctgatagagcaaagcctacgctTTTCTCTCAaagtaattgcaagaaaataaaattggctgtatgatataaaaacgcccttatgcctcaatgggtgatccaaaatggtgaaatttccaataaataggcaacatacatgatatagaggagggggtgacttagacagcccctgagagggctagggttcgatgtgctagcgcttatttatgtagctggtagaacaaactctactctctcaaattaataaaatactatttaagcacaaacgcttttttgcctcaatgttgggtccaaaatggtgaatttccaaattcattggcaataagcaaaagggggaggggtgacttccccagcgccctccccccccccccccccccgagaggggttggCTTCGATGTACGTGCCACTTCTTTTGatatagctggtagaacaaacatgacaaagcttactcttttcctctccaagtggtttcaaagtaattaaagtggctgtactgtatagcagaaatgccttttgcctcaatgggtgcttcaaaaaatagtgattttccaataaataggcaatatacaacaacatgatatagccaaagggggtgggggggggggcttcgacacccccaccccatgagagtgttaggcctcgatgtgccaacattttgttttatgtagctgatagagaaaagcctactcttaactctccaagtggttaaaaagcggagataattgcatttaaattttattaaactatacattatacatattatacatgtatgtacagtacatgttatacgtattagtctatggaaatgcatacaaaaagcgacatttctgaaattgaagtattcaagtttgataccttataaatttgctaagaagaatgatacagagttggaatttcatccatatgataatagtatatcaataaagttttctggaacatttcaaggtaattcattcatttttctcagaattatgtaaaatcatgtatttgcaaaattttcaatttttgggaaaaaatgacaaaaaatgcagttttctacttaaaatctcagccaaataacctacttatcccctataaatagtaccaaattgtagaaaatttatttgtctttcatatgacactaattttgtggcaatggaatatttatgtcaaaatctatgtacgaaaattcaaatgttctgaaaatttggcggccattttgaaaaaagcgccctcacgggttaattttcaggatacagcctggttacctcatatattcatattcagcgtaaaaaaatggtctagaagcactatatgaaaatttctcctttttcttgtggcaccttgctcaattataacccggactacagacacacacacatcaatggaatgaaagaaaaataaagatgtaGCAAGTATCACATACATTTACTTGATTGGCATTATTGTCAAACaggcaacaacaacaaaatgctgattttGCCTGCTTTTATATTTGCACAGAGGCCAACGACTTTTGTGTACAACTTTTTATACAAATTGTCTTTAGACCTGTGTTTGTAAAGCCCATTTTTTTCCAAGTGTGTTGTAACAACCCCTTTCTAAAAGTGAATCATACCCCTCACAGTACCACCTCCCTCATGCCCCTATAATAACTAATTGTTCAGTATTAACAGGGTAACATACACATATGTGTGAATTAGCTTGGACATgcaattttaaagttatgataatatttCATCATATAACAAATGGGGTCAATAACTTCTCTCACTGACAATTTGtgattctcaatttttaagatAAATTATGTACAGGTAATACAGATGAATCTGCCTAATTGAAACCTTTTGAGAccacaaaaatatgttttaattaAGACACATTTGACTCTAATGAAAGATGCATGTACACTTGTTCTGACAAACTGTTTTTGGAAGGTTGAGTTTGATAAGCAaagtatactacatgtataggcctaattgtattttatatttacatgtagcttTTAATTCAGCCCTGTCCCCAATGTAAAGAAAGCCTATCCCCTTCATTTATTTGTGAGTACAAGTGCAATAGTTGATTAGTAAAGCAGACTAGTAGTTAACCCTATAGGCAGTCCTTACATGCTCAACATTATGCCTCATTAAATAATCAAAAGCAATAAAGGAAAACACTGTATTTTAATACATTACAATAGAAAACAGGATATCTTATATTCAGGGTGACTCAATCATTACTATAGATGATAACCTGTATACAGTTATATTAAAATGGTTGTGGACATGTGTTGTGTACTATTGAAGAACCTTTGAATAGAAATGCCAGCtgtaatatactgtacatgccaGCTGTAATGTACATACCAATGTAATGCACATACCAATGTAATGTACATGCTTCCCAGTAATCTACATGCCATCTAATGACAATAGAACAATAGATGGATACCTGAATGGAATACCATTGACTATAGAAAGAATGTCTCTGCTCATAACTTCCAAGCCACTTCACTACCTAGCAGCCAAGCAGAGAGCACCTCCCTAAAGTCTCAGGTATAGCCTTCATGTTTGTGTGTACTTGAGATTTAACAAAATGCAATTCATGTTTTCAGCAATTATACCTCTATTCTTACTCTCATGCAAGTATCTGATCATTGAAAGTGTGTATCGTTTCCAACATGATGCCCTTTCATAATGATTATGTAATTATGGAATCACCACTAACATCTCAAATTTGGCCTAGATTTTGGTGATATGTTGGCTGTTGCAAAATACATGGTTTTCAGCACTCTGGGGCTACACCGCTATTCCAACGCGTGTTGGAAAAGTCGACGCCAGACGGGTACGTTTTGGCCTTGAATTTCCagcaaattaatcaaaattacgGCCTAAATTTAGGTCTATGTTATCAATTATAtactaatttcataattataatgtaaaacgGGTACTCACgggttcttttctttccaaattttgtgttttcatcgCCTCTTCTGGCCAACTCTTGCGATggattttgtcgccataggatCCTGTACGTGCAAATCCAGGGCGAGTTGTCACATGACGCTCGCGAGTCTCTAGGGGTAATGGCCTTTAATCAAGGCGTtctttttgctataattttataatgacgCTTAAATATCGAAATCAATGTAGACGAGTCTGTGCAGGGGCATAACAGGGGTATATAAGAGGGGGCATAGTACATGTCGCATGTGGAAGATACAAGTTACGTAATGTAAGTCCCGAGCACTAGTgtacctagggggggggggggcagtctgccccccccccccgatgagtcACAAACCCATGCAAATTACATATCTCtgccccccggcccccctgacgagcttgaaaacctattttgcccccccccccgacgagcttgaatacctattttgccccccctggcgagcttgaagactttttttttgcttgtcaaattttttctggtatgattgaagacctttttcatTGAAgagcctttttttcctttttttttgcttgtcaaattttttggcggccgattttgcccccctgtggaaaatcctaggtacgccatgCACTGCCcgcgctacatgtatgttggtagCCCTGGGACCTCTGGATATTAACTAATCCAATTTAATTACAGAtggcagatttttttattatctgagtagcccccccccccggattattTGTTCTCACAttactttcctttttaaatttcctttcgttctttctttcatttttctttctttcttccttccgttgctcctatgttttttttccaggtGAAATCCACTCGGGGGATGGCCAGCCATGCCCCCATCTGTTTATGCCTCTGAGATGTAGGCTATActcatgatcttaatcttcGATTTTCCAAAGTAGGGGGGTGCaatttctcaagtaaaatttgacaacccccccaaaaaggttatcacagaaaaattgtcattttgtctcgcgtaagatttgacaagtaaaaagaaaagatggttactaaaaataaaagactcattttgtccgtgtaatatttggcaagcctcccccccccccaagtttaaCATATCGGAGGCGCgatggctcagtcggtagagcaggggtttcgga contains these protein-coding regions:
- the LOC129261099 gene encoding ELMO domain-containing protein 2-like, whose amino-acid sequence is MWYRIWLYVYFTWFRPMLKWVLRRATGKCELLRICCNSYTKTGHKTKDIENALKTSKLRTFQRMVIDDDLNISEAVKYAMTVKNINPKIYPEFQYTLKASLKQISGYNALVRDIEALKKEKYSTANPSHERSLQKLWDLMMPNTKLEKRITRQWTELGFQGDDPATDFRGMGMLGLNNLIFFAENYNGVARQTLIHSQHPKLWYSYAVVGINLTNLAYDLLKDGQLREYFYYTVTGEPAIYHFHRIYSQVFAEFDSFWFAEKPKNVMEFGSVRDKFEKKVVGLLMKSDNAVLHNNYTGMS